GATGGACCGCAGGGGCCTGTTCTGGACCTGCTTTGCGGCCGTTGGTCTGTGGTCGCTGGCTTCGGGAAGCCATGCCATGATGACCGGCCTGCTGACGATGAGCGTTTTCCGCGGCGTGCTTGGATTCGGTGAGGGAGCGACTTTCCCGGCGGGCCTGAAGACGGTGAGTGAAACACTTCCGGCAGAACAGCGGTCGTTCGGCCTGGCTCTGGCCTACAGCGGAGGCTCCCTTGGCGCGGCGCTGACGCCGCTGATCGTTACGCCGCTGGCAATCCATTACGGCTGGCGCGCTGCATTTGTCTTTACCGCCGTCGTCGGAGCGTTGTGGCTGGTGCTGTGGCTCGGCCTGCGTATCGCCGGAATCTATCCGCCGAAGCATGTACAGCCGGTGGAGGAGGCGGGTAGGCTCGTCGCCCGCTGGAACCGCGATCTCTTTGCTACGGCGGCAATTTATGGCCTTGGAGCGGCTCCCCTGGCCTTCGGACTGTATGCGACGCCCTTGTACCTTTCGAGGGTGCTCCACGTCTCGCAGGCGTCTTTGGGGCACATGCTGTGGGTACCTCCGGCGGGCTGGGAGGTGGGCTACCTGGTCTTCGGCCGGCTGAGCGACCTGCGTCGCCGCCGGACCACCTCGCGGCCGTTCGGTGTCTTTCTCTTCCTGA
This genomic window from Terriglobus albidus contains:
- a CDS encoding MFS transporter produces the protein MAAPAPASSPVRPSSPVRRWLPAIAMLLLSFISYVDRSVLSILSPTILADLHLSAQQYGEAILVFSLCYMAANPIWGWVMDRRGLFWTCFAAVGLWSLASGSHAMMTGLLTMSVFRGVLGFGEGATFPAGLKTVSETLPAEQRSFGLALAYSGGSLGAALTPLIVTPLAIHYGWRAAFVFTAVVGALWLVLWLGLRIAGIYPPKHVQPVEEAGRLVARWNRDLFATAAIYGLGAAPLAFGLYATPLYLSRVLHVSQASLGHMLWVPPAGWEVGYLVFGRLSDLRRRRTTSRPFGVFLFLMVASFLITVVPMFTSVPVVLTLFFLEMFFAGGFVVFALADGASVQPKQNAAFLAGFSISSWALLTGLLLPWLGRLFDQKHYSATLWIVSLCPPVGVALWRLLRRAEVHQ